A stretch of Gasterosteus aculeatus chromosome 4, fGasAcu3.hap1.1, whole genome shotgun sequence DNA encodes these proteins:
- the nsd1a gene encoding histone-lysine N-methyltransferase, H3 lysine-36 specific isoform X4, which produces MNQSYRPAVRVGSVFGSGQPEPRPRNGPVGTSYGNQCGVVRRGSDQPSSAVQLPSSGLKQPAALGYNRADRSHCYSPLKRLQDLTSVVNRSDLERDPNHRNHLRCASPISDDEEFEAPSVRLPPSPGNDGVEPFDTLQDVNRNDFSSNSPDSMERCSPLPNGYLHFESTLFDSSDIKEEGGDSSSEDMASFQHSDRTVTDSNTTSSSGVDKRTYKPTVFNLMSKTISELNPTLSPSALPEITMRDGWSFGEESDSDGELGSPVDPGLISPAGTNSNSNSPKKKPLPAVKYMDGDFVWAKFNRRPWWPCVIHCDPGQGIYTKMKVPHPRPCRMYFLQTIGEISESAWVPGNAILPFEGGHQFQDLPVLRRRGKQKEKDYKYTIPKSLMTAWKVSVEEAEGLLPGRRQNTESLLSVSDNGEERVPSPRPTARPQDAPSVSVDTHRPPSPNVAPNGNKHDLIKNPPSVQYNKSKACKKKKKCLSDIFGHIVGGSKESSTITNVVDRIPTTTCTLKDEPKDSPYADLDSVPILHRPKRTLLPPKRKIDRLTRKEKGSTKTKTKYPEKVNHSTDPCDSFSILTKGLSSKETLSEQSLGSCHELTYSSTEKHSMSLPASSGLMTRALRAEEETDLKDALATSQLSTEASSDAPVKNEISPNSESPCNASTSRNHSSPKRRARKPDKKHIRNGSLIKSMSVDSGLPTVQPVKVKTEKPDLSSWTSPSSSPPPTNAFQDVKELMFKSLVKEDNSDSEQTAFRPDSNYKFSTFLMLLKDIHDTREQEGKPLAVPPSPALIKEEPQMIPTSTGGDLNGPCGGFIKTENGRSRKSTTPKNAMVRGKNRTKGIMAADTYHCEVFPHRSKTGNPDKQRRKQRLPAKLNLGIPGLSSDLADLAYGREFVSGHADLAGPGSCTAAAADPSASYLVKNSGSAVAPKKRWQMLEGAAENKAGVMSEASAETHGSYNMRASPDLDLGVEKQTENDSLFSEMSSTAGHSENKRLRKPTKRLLESIEEYEQIFVPKKKSKKHTSESSKMQTSGMMALHDLSTTTERITSASSSVGPIEASAELEQSPSQDELSPVAFPLSPAPKQPSIDAGTAEETDLPPDSDTGLLVPDRKRPRKLSHKVLECTIEEVSVAHSKKKEPKQQENLVKKTQQSESKELPSVLPPNRPPSPQGTKTPRQEAEEGACSTKEKPHAHTATLTPKPEVLRSVSLNDSLSSQVDVRGKIGATSLKENVCQVCERTGDLLVCEGHCYGAFHPQCIGLSAAPKGKFLCGECDAGVHTCFVCKTSGSGVKRCIIPLCGKFYHNDCILAYSATQPHNKGSRCPLHVCLSCHITNPLNICSTKGRLARCVRCPVAYHANDNCMAAGSLVLANNSFLCPNHFTPRKGCKNHEHINVSWCFVCSEGGSLLCCEACPAAFHQECLNIEMPQGSWFCNDCKAGKRPRIKDILWVKWGRYRWWPAEVCLTRDVPDNILRMKHEVGEFPVQFFGSKDFVWTYQARVFPYMEGDTHNIEKMGKGADAIYKNALTDAAERFRELKAEKEMKQLQEDRKNDKKPPPYKHIKVNRPIGKVQIFTADLSEIPRCNCKASDENPCGIDSECINRMLMYECHPQVCVAGERCQNQAFTKRQYTPVEIFRTLSRGWGLVGVSDIKKGAFVSEYVGEVIDEEECRARIRHAQENDISNFYMLTVDKDRIIDAGPKGNQARFMNHCCQPNCETQKWTVNGDTRVGLFALQDIPKGVELNFNYNLECLGNGKTACKCGAPNCSGFLGVRPKNQPSAEKLKEGKRKVPMKKKTKQEVTKEREDECFSCGDGGQIVSCKKPGCPKVYHADCLNLAKRPAGRWECPWHQCDVCGKEAASFCEMCPSSYCKEHREGMLFISKLDGKLSCSEHDPCGPDPLEPGEIREYVPSTTSMRPGNVAAPVADSLGPDSREATSAPTSSSPAGQAASAGQGPPPRLYINTKTATSSFVPSSGPYGTDRTEGKGCSTPASSRDEREDGEVEDGEVCGLDMEDLEDDEEEAEEAEEEDDDMEGMEIVEDEEEEPLYGDDQLQEGDHKGEDGGGDVYDTWGDYADQDADEDADEDADDDDDDDDDDDDDDDDDDDDEVDDADDDGEVEGEEWGRVEDDDK; this is translated from the exons ATGAACCAGTCCTACAGGCCGGCTGTTAGGGTGGGCTCGGTGTTTGGCTCAGGCCAGCCAGAGCCGAGGCCCCGCAATGGTCCTGTCGGCACTTCCTATGGGAACCAATGTGGCGTTGTGAGACGTGGCTCGGACCAACCGTCGTCGGCTGTGCAACTGCCGTCCTCCGGCCTCAAGCAGCCAGCAGCACTCGGGTACAATCGGGCCGACCGATCCCACTGCTACAGCCCCCTGAAGAGGCTGCAGGACCTGACCTCCGTGGTCAACAGGTCCGACCTAGAGAGGGACCCTAACCATAGGAACCACTTGCGCTGTGCCAGCCCCATCAGTGACGATGAGGAGTTTGAGGCGCCGTCAGTCCGGCTGCCTCCTTCTCCGGGCAACGATGGCGTGGAGCCCTTTGACACTCTGCAGGACGTGAACAGAAACGACTTCTCCTCTAACAGTCCCGACAGCATGGAGCGCTGTTCGCCCCTCCCCAATGGCTACCTGCATTTCGAATCCACGCTGTTTGACAGTAGTGACAttaaagaagaggggggggacagTAGCAGCGAGGACATGGCATCTTTTCAACACTCCGATCGAACTGTGACTGACAGTAACACCACAAGCAGCTCAGGTGTGGATAAAAGAACATACAAACCTACTGTATTTAACCTGATGTCCAAAACTATATCTGAACTCAACCCCACACTAAGCCCCAGCGCACTGCCAGAGATCACTATGAGAGACGGGTGGAGCTTCGGCGAGGAATCGGACAGTGACGGGGAACTTGGATCTCCTGTTGACCCTGGACTTATTTCACCAGCCGGCACCAACTCGAAT TCCAATAGCCCAAAGAAAAAGCCTCTTCCTGCAGTGAAATACATGGATGGGGACTTTGTGTGGGCTAAATTCAACAGACGGCCCTGGTGGCCCTGCGTCATCCATTGTGACCCCGGCCAGGGGATCTACACCAAGATGAAAG TTCCCCATCCCCGTCCTTGTCGGATGTATTTCCTGCAAACCATTGGGGAGATTTCAGAATCTGCCTGGGTCCCTGGAAATGCCATTCTTCCTTTTGAGGGAGGCCATCAGTTTCAAGACCTACCTGTGCTTAGACGTAGAGGgaagcagaaggagaaagaCTACAAGTACACG ATACCCAAAAGTTTGATGACAGCCTGGAAAGTCAGTGTGGAAGAAGCTGAGGGTCTGCTCCCGGGTCGGAGACAGAATACTGAGAGCCTGCTTTCAGTATCTGACAATGGAGAGGAGCGTGTTCCCAGCCCACGCCCCACTGCAAGGCCACAGGAcgccccctctgtctctgtggATACTCATCGACCCCCGTCACCCAATGTGGCCCCCAATGGAAACAAGCACGATCTCATCAAAAACCCTCCTTCAGTTCAATACAACAAGAGCAAAGCCtgtaagaagaaaaagaaatgtttgtcaGACATATTTGGTCATATAGTTGGTGGATCCAAGGAGTCATCTACCATCACAAACGTGGTGGATCGCATTCCCACAACGACTTGTACACTGAAAGACGAGCCAAAAGACTCTCCTTACGCAGACCTGGATTCAGTTCCAATACTGCATCGTCCTAAACGCACATTGTTGCCTCCAAAACGCAAAATAGACCGATTGaccagaaaagaaaagggttcaacaaaaactaaaacgAAGTATCCAGAGAAAGTGAACCATTCTACAGATCCCTGTGACTCATTTAGCATTTTAACAAAAGGGTTGTCGTCTAAAGAGACGCTGTCTGAACAGAGTTTGGGCAGCTGTCACGAATTGACGTACAGTTCGACTGAAAAGCACTCCATGAGTCTCCCTGCCAGCAGTGGTCTCATGACGAGGGCtctgagagcagaggaggagacggatcTCAAAGATGCACTGGCCACAAGCCAACTCTCCACCGAAGCCTCATCTGATGCGCCCGTAAAAAACGAAATTTCTCCTAACTCTGAATCACCCTGCAATGCTTCGACCTCTAGAAATCACAGCTCTCCAAAAAGGCGTGCTCGGAAGCCTGATAAGAAACACATTCGTAACGGCTCATTGATAAAGTCAATGTCCGTGGACTCGGGTTTACCCACTGTGCAACCGGTCAAGGTCAAGACCGAAAAGCCAGATCTGTCCTCTTGGACTTCGCCGTCCTCATCTCCGCCACCAACGAATGCTTTCCAGGATGTCAAGGAACTGATGTTTAAATCTCTTGTCAAGGAGGACAACAGCGACTCTGAGCAAACAGCATTTCGTCCGGATTCCAATTATAAATTCAGCACCTTCCTGATGCTCCTGAAGGACATTCACGATACCAGAGAACAAGAAGGCAAACCCCTGGCTGTACCGCCGTCGCCTGCCCTGATCAAGGAGGAACCCCAAATGATCCCAACGTCTACGGGAGGAGACCTGAACGGTCCCTGTGGCGGTTTTATCAAAACAGAGAATGGGAGGTCAAGGAAATCCACAACACCCAAAAACGCCATGGTGAGAGGCAAGAATAGGACTAAAGGTATCATGGCGGCTGACACCTACCACTGTGAAGTCTTTCCTCACCGCTCTAAGACTGGGAACCCGGACAAGCAGCGCAGAAAGCAAAGGCTACCCGCCAAACTAAATCTGGGCATTCCTGGGCTTTCTTCAGACCTGGCCGACCTGGCTTACGGCAGGGAGTTTGTCAGTGGCCACGCCGACCTCGCTGGTCCCGGGTCTTGCACTGCCGCCGCTGCCGATCCCTCGGCCAGCTACCTCGTTAAGAACTCAGGATCTGCAGTGGCTCCAAAGAAGCGCTGGCAGATGTTGGAGGGGGCCGCTGAGAACAAGGCCGGTGTCATGAGCGAGGCGTCCGCTGAGACGCACGGGTCTTACAACATGAGAGCGTCCCCAGATCTGGATCTGGGAGTCGAGAAGCAGACAGAGAATGACTCCCTCTTCTCCGAGATGAGCAGCACAGCCG GACATTCGGAGAACAAGCGTCTCCGTAAACCAACTAAAAGGCTTCTGGAGTCCATTGAGGAGTACGAACAAATTTTTGTcccaaaaaagaaatcaaagaaacACACCTCAGAATCTTCCAAAATG CAGACATCAGGGATGATGGCGCTCCACGATCTCAGCACCACAACTGAAAGAATTACCTCAGCCTCGTCTTCTGTTGGGCCCATCGAGGCTTCGGCAGAGCTGGAACAGAGTCCGTCTCAGGATGAGCTTTCTCCTGTAGCATTCCCGTTATCTCCAGCTCCAAAACAACCCTCCATTGATGCAGGGACAGCAGAAGAAACTGATCTACCTCCTGATTCTG ATACAGGGTTATTGGTCCCAGACAGAAAGAGGCCAAGAAAACTGTCTCACAAGGTGCTGGAATGTACCATAGAAGAAGTGTCTGTTGCTCATTCAAAGAAGAAG GAGCCAAAGCAACAAGAAAACTTGGTCAAGAAAACtcag CAATCAGAAAGCAAAGAACTCCCCTCGGTCCTCCCTCCAAACCGGCCTCCCAGCCCTCAGGGAACGAAGACGCCCCGGCAGGAGGCCGAGGAAGGAGCCTGCAGCACTAAGGAaaaaccacacgcacacactgcaacGCTTACTCCCAAACCCGAG GTGCTGCGCTCTGTTAGCTTGAACGACAGTCTCTCTTCTCAGGTGGATGTAAGGGGGAAAATAGGAGCTACATCCTTAAAGGAGAATGTCTGTCAG gtgtgtgagCGGACGGGTGACCTGCTGGTGTGTGAAGGCCACTGTTATGGAGCTTTTCACCCGCAGTGCATTGGCCTGTCAGCGGCTCCCAAGGGGAAATTCCTCTGTGGCGAATGCGACGCGG GTGTACACACGTGCTTTGTGTGCAAGACGTCCGGCAGTGGGGTGAAGCGCTGCATCATACCGCTGTGTGGGAAGTTCTACCACAACGACTGTATATTGGCGTACTCCGCCACACAGCCGCACAACAAAGGCTCCCGCTGCcctctgcatgtgtgtctgtcctgCCACATCACCAACCCTCTCAACATCTGTAGCACTAAAG GTCGGTTGGCTCGATGCGTTCGCTGCCCCGTGGCCTATCACGCCAATGACAACTGTATGGCGGCAGGCAGCTTGGTGCTGGCTAACAATAGCTTCCTCTGTCCAAACCACTTTACTCCCCGCAAGGGCTGCAAGAACCACGAACACATCAACGTTAGCTGGTGCTTTGTGTGCTCTGAGG GGGGCAGCCTGCTGTGCTGTGAGGCCTGTCCTGCTGCTTTCCATCAGGAATGTTTGAACATCGAGATGCCGCAGGGCAGCTGGTTCTGCAATGACTGCAAAGCTGGAAAGAGGCCTCGTATTAAGGACATACTCTGGGTTAAATGGGGGCGTTACAG GTGGTGGCCTGCAGAAGTTTGTCTTACCAGAGATGTCCCTGACAACATCTTGAGGATGAAACATGAGGTGGGAGAGTTTCCTGTGCAATTCTTTGGATCCAAAGATTTCGTGTGGACGTACCAAGCCAGAGTCTTCCCCTACATGGAGGGTGACACCCACAACATAGAGAAAATGGGAAAGGGAGCGGATGCGATTTACAAAAATG CCTTGACTGACGCAGCAGAGCGGTTCAGAGAGCTAAAGGCCGAGAAGGAGATGAAGCAGCTTCAGGAGGACAGAAAGAACGACAAGAAGCCTCCTCCGTACAAGCACATCAAG GTCAACCGGCCAATTGGTAAGGTGCAGATCTTTACCGCCGACCTGTCGGAGATCCCGCGCTGCAACTGTAAGGCGTCTGACGAGAACCCGTGCGGCATCGACTCGGAGTGCATCAACCGGATGCTGATGTACGAGTGCCAccctcaggtgtgtgtggcgggggagCGGTGTCAGAACCAGGCCTTCACAAAGCGCCAGTACACACCTGTGGAAATCTTCCGAACGCTGTCCCGGGGCTGGGGTTTGGTCGGTGTGTCGGACATCAAGAAG GGAGCCTTCGTGAGCGAATATGTGGGCGAGGTGATCGATGAAGAAGAATGCCGAGCCAGGATCCGACACGCCCAGGAGAACGACATCTCTAACTTCTACATGCTTACGGTGGACAAG GACCGGATCATTGACGCCGGGCCCAAAGGGAACCAGGCTCGCTTCATGAACCACTGCTGCCAGCCCAACTGTGAAACTCAGAAGTGGACTGTGAATGGGGACACCAGAGTCGGGCTGTTTGCTCTACAAGACATCCCAAAAG GTGTGGAGCTGAATTTCAACTACAACCTGGAGTGTCTTGGCAATGGCAAAACTGCTTGTAAATGTGGGGCACCAAACTGCAGTGGTTTCCTGGGGGTCAGGCCAAAG AACCAGCCGTCAGCTGAGAAACTGAAGGAGGGTAAGAGGAAGGTCCCCATGAAGAAGAAGACCAAGCAGGAAGTGAccaaggagagggaggacgagtGCTTCAGCTGCGGTGACGGGGGCCAGATCGTGTCCTGTAAGAAGCCGGGTTGCCCGAAGGTCTATCACGCTGACTGCCTCAACCTGGCCAAGAGGCCTGCAG GGCGATGGGAGTGTCCATGGCACCAGTGTGACGTCTGCGGTAAAGAGGCAGCTTCGTTCTGTGAGATGTGTCCCAGCTCCTACTGTAAGGAGCATAGGGAAGGCATGCTCTTCATCTCCAAACTGGACGGCAAGCTGTCCTGCAGTGAACACGACCCCTGTGGACCGGACCCACTGGAGCCGGGGGAGATTCGTGAATATGTGCCCAGCACGACCTCCATGAGGCCGGGGAACGTGGCCGCGCCTGTCGCTGACTCGCTGGGCCCAGACTCCAGAGAAGCCACTTCTGCTCCGACTTCTTCTTCCCCTGCCGGACAGGCGGCGTCGGCCGGGCAGGGGCCCCCGCCTCGTCTCTATATCAACACGAAGACCGCTACCTCCAGCTTCGTCCCCTCCAGCGGCCCTTACGGCACGGACAGGACTGAGGGGAAAGGGTGTTCCACTCCCGCCTCCTCCAGGGACGAAAGAGAGGACGGCGAGGTGGAGGACGGGGAGGTGTGCGGGTTAGATATGGAGGACTTGGAAGATgacgaagaagaagcagaggaggcggaggaggaggatgatgacatGGAGGGGATGGAGATCgttgaagatgaggaggaggagccgctgtATGGAGATGATCAGCTGCAGGAAGGCGATCACaaaggggaggacggaggaggggaTGTCTATGACACTTGGGGTGATTATGCCGATCAAGATGCCGATGAAGATGCTGATGAAGATGctgacgacgacgatgacgacgacgacgacgatgacgacgacgacgatgacgacgatgacgatgaggttgatgatgctgatgatgatggagagGTGGAAGGAGAAGAGTGGGGTAGAGTGGAGGATGATGACAAGTGA